A window of Solea solea chromosome 18, fSolSol10.1, whole genome shotgun sequence contains these coding sequences:
- the LOC131444774 gene encoding glutamate-rich protein 1, which translates to MTPRKEVFKSKVLQKLYPAAPTLEKKPSPPRIVEALAKKTHVRKKAFQCDTTTGQTQGAAVPSPRIYTVLPPPEDYKKHLGKLVPIPQLESINTARNPADESVHVVNEELKQDEELKRNGRRWKRKPSGQDGAAGGSESGAGQNPTEAVVEGGEHVSRNKKRKLKKKRHKEKLISMGVMPRAAALVFTYEKAGEEEEEEKRAAEVSDFLRTTLETYVSDSQPHVDKLPLLPGTVENLLSRISSGCKPNTALMQLYNLKACVQQKEVDKLGKALKELPDSSCMSAEETAAVASLFQYWITDILPMQGDKTTRLSTAHP; encoded by the exons ATGACACCCAGGAAAGAAG tattCAAGTCAAAAGTCCTGCAGAAGCTGTATCCGGCAGCTCCCACATTGGAGAAGAAACCCAGCCCTCCTCGGATCGTAGAGGCTTTAGCCAAGAAAACGCATGTTAGAAAAAAAGCCTTTCAATGTGACACTACGACAG GACAGACACAAGGTGCAGCCGTTCCCAGTCCACGGATATACACGGTCTTACCTCCTCCCGAAGACTACAAGAAACATTTGGGGAAACTTGTTCCAATCCCTCAACTAGAAAGTATAAATACTGCCAGAAATCCAGCTG ACGAGAGCGTGCATGTTGTCAATGAAGAACTAAAGCAAGATGAAGAGCTGAAAAGAAACGGGAGAAGATGGAAAAGAAAACCATCGGGGCAAGATGGTGCAGCTGGAGGGAGCGAGTCCGGTGCAGGTCAGAATCCGACTGAAGCTGTGGTGGAGGGAGGAGAACACGTGAGCAGGAACAAGAAGAGGAAGCTGAAGAAGAAACGGCACAAAGAGAAGCTGATCTCCATGGGTGTGATGCCCCGAGCTGCTGCCCTCGTGTTTACATACGAGAAagctggagaggaggaggaggaggagaagagagctgCTGAGGTGTCGGACTTCCTTAGGACAACACTGGAGACCTATGTGTCAGATT CCCAACCGCACGTAGACAAGCTTCCTCTCCTGCCCGGCACAGTGGAAAACCTCCTGAGCCGCATATCCAGTGGCTGTAAACCTAACACTGCCCTGATGCAGCTCTATAATCTCAAGGCCTGTGTTCAACAGAAGGAGGTGGACAAACTGGGAAAGGCACTGAAGGAGCTCCCTGACTCCTCGTGTATGTCTGCAG AGGAAACGGCTGCAGTCGCTTCACTGTTCCAATACTGGATCACAGACATTCTTCCCATGCAGGGAGACAAGACGACGAGGCTGTCTACCGCACACCCATGA